TTCGGGGATTTCCAATCCAGCGAATAGGCATCTTTTTTCTTCACGACGCGTGGCGACGGAAGATATGGAGCGAGATTTTTTTTCACAAGGCATGGCCCGGAGCCCGGCCCGCCGCCGCCGTGAGGCGTTCCGAATGTTTTATGGAGGTTGACGTGGCATACGTCTATTCCCATATCGCCGAACCTTGCCTGCCCAAGGATAGCGTTCAGATTCGCGCCATCGGAGTATACAAGCCCCCCTTTCGAATGAACTATCTGGCAAATCTCCTGAATGTTCTTTTCGAAGAGGCCGAGCGTGTTGGGATTGGTCAGCATTATCGCGGCGACATCTTCATCCATAAGTTTTTTCAGGTCGTTTACGTCTATCAGCCCATCCGGTCCGGAATGGAGAAGAACCGGCTCGTAATCGCAAAGTGCGGCGCTTGCCGGGTTGGTGCCGTGGGATGAATCGGGGAGTATCACCTTCTTCCTGGGGTTTCCTCTCTCTTCGTGATAGGCGCGAATTGTAAGGAGACCGCAGAGTTCCCCCTGGGCACCGGCGGCAGGCTGCAGCGTTGCGGCATCCATACCGGTGATCTCGCAGAGCATCTTTTCCAGTTCATATGCAAGCTGAAGCGCGCCCTGCGTCGTTCGGTCATCCTGCAGGGGATGCAGGCCGCGGAAGCCGTCGAGTGAAGCGGTAGCCTCATTCAGTTTTGGATTATATTTCATGGTGCATGAGCCTAGCGGATAGAAGCCGCTGTCGATGCCGAAGTTCCATTGGGACAGCCGCGTGAAATGCCTTACAACCTCCGGCTCGGAGCACTCCGGCATTCCGTCAATTTCGCCTCGAAGGAGTTTTGCGCCGATAAGTTTTTCGGCGTCGGCGTCCTTGAAACCGTGGTCGGGTATGTCGCAGCCTATTCTCCCCGGTTTCCCCTTTTCGAAGATCAGCGGTTCGTCGAAGATCAGGCCCGAGATACCTTCGCGTTTCATCCTAGCCCTCCAGCCCTTTTACAAGATTGGCTATCTGTTCCTTCGTTGTCAGTTCCGTTACTGCCAGGAGCATCATCTTTTTGGAGACAGGATAAAAGCGGGAAAGATCAAGGCCGCCGGTTATCCCTTTTTTGGCAAGCTTTTCGTTTACCTTGTCCGCGTCCCTTTTCAGCTCAACTACCACCTCGTTAAAAAATGGATGTTTAAACGGCATCTTTATCTTCTTTGATTTTGAGAGAACCCTTTCGAACTCCGCTCCGGCGTTGAAGTTCGCCTTTGCCATGTCGGCAAATCCTCTCTTGCCAAGAAGCGAGAGGTAGATGGTACTCCTTAGCGCGCAGAGAGCCTGGTTCGTGCAGATGTTGGACGTCGCTTTTTCGCGGCGTATATGCTGTTCCCTTGCCGCCAGGGTAAGGACGAAACCGCTCCGCCCCTCCGCGTCGGTCGTCCTTCCGCAGAGCCGCCCCGGCATCTGTCTCATGTATTTCTGTTTTGTCGCAAAGAGACCGAGGTATGGCCCGCCGAACGATTGGGGAAGGCCGAGCGACTGCCCTTCGCCTACCACTATGTCGGCGCCGAATTCGCCGGGTGATTTAAGGAGGCCGAGCGACATCGCTTCCGCCACCCCCACGATGAACATAATATTTTTTTCGCGGCAGACCTTTCCGATCGATTCCAGGTCTTCAATACAGCCGAAAAAGTTCGGCGACTGCACAATAACCGCCGCGGTATCGCTTGAAACGGCTTCAAGTATTCTTTTTGGGTCGACCCTTCCGTACGCATCGTCTTTCATCTCTTTCAGGCTTATATCCCGATTTTTCGTAAAGGTGGCGGTGATTTCACGCCAGCGGGGGTGGATGAGGTTTGAAAGTATTATCTCGTTTTTCTTTGTGATCCTAGTCGCCATCAGAGCGGCTTCCGCGAGGGCGCTTCCGCCATCGTACATTGAGGCGTTGGCTATCTCCATGCCGAGAAGGTTGCAGACGTACGATTGGAATTCGTAGATCGCCTGGAGCGTTCCCTGGCTGATCTCGGGCTGATACGGCGTGTATGCCGAGTACCATTCCGAGCGGGAGGTGAGGTGGTCGACCGCGCTCGGGATAAAGTGGTTGTATGAACCTGCGCCGAGAAACGTCCCTCCAGCCGATGCCGGGATGTTCATGGCGGCCAGATCCTTTAGCTGGTTCAAGGTTTTTTCTTCGGAAGAGCCTCCCGGTATTTTCAGGCGGTTTTTGCTTCTTACTGCGGGAGGGATCGTGCTGAAAAGGTCGTCGATCGATTTAGCGCCGACGGCGCCGAGCATTTCCTCCCTGTCTTCGGATGTAAGGGGTATGTATCTCATCAAGGTTTAAACGGGAAGGCAGCCAGCCTGAATTACTTGGATGTTTTTCCGCCCCCGACGGTAATTCCGTTTAAAGGGATTTGACATACTCTTCGTAATCGCTTGAGGAGAGGAGGTCGTCAAGTTCGCTTTCGTCGTAAACCTCTATCTTGATCATCCATCCTTCATCGAATGGAGAGTTGTTCACCAGTTCCGGTTCGTCTTCTAGGCCGTTATTTATCTCTACTACCTTGCCGGTTATAGGGGCATAGAGGTCCGAAACAGATTTGACCGATTCAACCACGCCGAACGGTTCGCCGGCCTTCACCTCGCTACCCACTTCAGGGAGTTCGACAAAGACAACGTCGCCAAGAGCGTCCTGGGCATAATCAGTGATGCCGACGATTACCATCCCTTCGCTCTCTATTACCCATTCATGTTCTTTTGTGTATTTTAGATTATCTGGATATTCCATAGCTGACTCCTATTGCCTATAAACTCCGGTATTAATAAACGGCATCTTCACTATTTTGGCGGGAACCTTTTTTCCTCTTATCTCAACGGCTATGCTGTCGCCCGAAGAGAGAAACTCCTTCCCTTGCCTCGAAATATATCCTATCCCAATCGGTTTTTGCAAAGAAGGGGAAAATGTACCGCTTGTGACGATACCAGCGCTCTCTTCCCCGATGTAGATGGGGAATCCTTCCCTCGGGACGGCTCTCCCCTCGATCTCGAAGCCTATTCTCTTCTTTTCCCGCTTTTTATCACTAATCGAAGATTTTCCAACAAACTCGGTTTCCCCCTTTTTTACCGCCCACTTTA
This sequence is a window from Nitrospinota bacterium. Protein-coding genes within it:
- the gcvPB gene encoding aminomethyl-transferring glycine dehydrogenase subunit GcvPB, which translates into the protein MKREGISGLIFDEPLIFEKGKPGRIGCDIPDHGFKDADAEKLIGAKLLRGEIDGMPECSEPEVVRHFTRLSQWNFGIDSGFYPLGSCTMKYNPKLNEATASLDGFRGLHPLQDDRTTQGALQLAYELEKMLCEITGMDAATLQPAAGAQGELCGLLTIRAYHEERGNPRKKVILPDSSHGTNPASAALCDYEPVLLHSGPDGLIDVNDLKKLMDEDVAAIMLTNPNTLGLFEKNIQEICQIVHSKGGLVYSDGANLNAILGQARFGDMGIDVCHVNLHKTFGTPHGGGGPGSGPCLVKKNLAPYLPSPRVVKKKDAYSLDWKSPKSVGALHSFFGNFGVLVKTYTYILTMGAEGLKEISEAAVLNANYVRAKLKNHYHIPYDTKCMHESVLSDTLQNEYGVTTLDIAKALIDRGYHPPTIYFPLIVKGAMMIEPTESESRETLDAFISAMIDIAETAKTNPDSLKNSPRLPKVTRLDETKAAREPDLRFSK
- the gcvPA gene encoding aminomethyl-transferring glycine dehydrogenase subunit GcvPA; protein product: MRYIPLTSEDREEMLGAVGAKSIDDLFSTIPPAVRSKNRLKIPGGSSEEKTLNQLKDLAAMNIPASAGGTFLGAGSYNHFIPSAVDHLTSRSEWYSAYTPYQPEISQGTLQAIYEFQSYVCNLLGMEIANASMYDGGSALAEAALMATRITKKNEIILSNLIHPRWREITATFTKNRDISLKEMKDDAYGRVDPKRILEAVSSDTAAVIVQSPNFFGCIEDLESIGKVCREKNIMFIVGVAEAMSLGLLKSPGEFGADIVVGEGQSLGLPQSFGGPYLGLFATKQKYMRQMPGRLCGRTTDAEGRSGFVLTLAAREQHIRREKATSNICTNQALCALRSTIYLSLLGKRGFADMAKANFNAGAEFERVLSKSKKIKMPFKHPFFNEVVVELKRDADKVNEKLAKKGITGGLDLSRFYPVSKKMMLLAVTELTTKEQIANLVKGLEG
- the gcvH gene encoding glycine cleavage system protein GcvH, which gives rise to MEYPDNLKYTKEHEWVIESEGMVIVGITDYAQDALGDVVFVELPEVGSEVKAGEPFGVVESVKSVSDLYAPITGKVVEINNGLEDEPELVNNSPFDEGWMIKIEVYDESELDDLLSSSDYEEYVKSL